Proteins from one Acidiphilium multivorum AIU301 genomic window:
- the wrbA gene encoding NAD(P)H:quinone oxidoreductase, giving the protein MAKVLVLYYSTWGHVETMAKAVAEGAKAAGAEVTLKRVPETMPEDTAKAIHAKTDQDAPVATPAELADYDAIIFGTPTRFGNMCGQMRNFLDQTGGLWAKGALIGKVGSVFASTGTQHGGQETTITSFHTTLFHHGMIVVGVPYSNPELTNMNEITGGTPYGATTLAGADGSRQPSANELAIARAQGKHVAGIAAKLAG; this is encoded by the coding sequence ATGGCGAAAGTTCTTGTGCTCTACTACAGCACCTGGGGCCATGTTGAGACGATGGCCAAGGCCGTGGCGGAAGGGGCGAAGGCCGCCGGAGCGGAGGTGACGCTGAAGCGCGTGCCGGAGACCATGCCGGAAGACACCGCGAAGGCGATCCACGCAAAGACCGACCAGGACGCGCCGGTCGCAACGCCGGCGGAACTCGCCGACTACGACGCGATCATTTTCGGCACGCCCACGCGCTTCGGCAACATGTGCGGCCAGATGCGCAATTTCCTCGACCAGACCGGCGGCCTCTGGGCCAAGGGCGCGCTGATCGGCAAGGTCGGCTCGGTCTTCGCCTCGACCGGCACCCAGCATGGCGGCCAGGAAACCACCATCACCTCGTTCCATACCACGCTGTTCCATCACGGCATGATCGTGGTCGGCGTTCCGTATTCCAACCCGGAGCTGACCAACATGAACGAGATCACCGGCGGCACGCCGTATGGCGCAACCACACTGGCCGGCGCCGACGGTTCCCGCCAGCCAAGCGCCAACGAACTCGCCATTGCCCGCGCGCAGGGCAAGCATGTCGCCGGGATCGCCGCAAAGCTCGCCGGCTAA
- a CDS encoding purple acid phosphatase family protein has protein sequence MTISRRGFLGTGAELTAASLLAAAPAAHAGTVDAFRFLSIGDWGRDGAHHQRNVAQAMADRAAADSPRFILSLGDNFYESGVKSVNDPQWKTSFEDVYDQASLQRPWKVILGNHDYRGNVPAQIEYSKRSKRWQLPARYYTHTETLPGGGEAEIFFLDTSPFIRKYVGTVTDISGQDPHAQRAWLDDALGRSAARWKIVVGHHPLYTALGGPGHDQPDLIAALEPVLRRHGVKLYINGHDHSMQYVEMGGVSYVTNGVGSEIYDPGTPSRAGFCLGAHGFLTTSVTREAIAFAFIDMDGKTRFAKSISA, from the coding sequence ATGACAATATCCCGCCGCGGTTTTCTGGGCACCGGCGCCGAACTCACGGCCGCCTCCTTGCTTGCCGCCGCGCCGGCCGCGCATGCCGGAACGGTCGATGCATTTCGCTTCCTCTCGATCGGTGACTGGGGCCGCGACGGCGCGCATCACCAGCGCAACGTCGCCCAGGCCATGGCTGATCGGGCCGCCGCCGATTCGCCGCGCTTCATCCTTTCGCTTGGCGACAATTTTTATGAATCCGGTGTGAAATCCGTCAACGATCCGCAGTGGAAAACCAGCTTCGAGGACGTCTACGATCAGGCCTCGCTGCAGCGCCCGTGGAAAGTAATCCTCGGCAACCATGATTATCGCGGCAACGTGCCCGCGCAGATCGAATATTCGAAACGCTCGAAGCGCTGGCAGTTGCCGGCCCGCTACTACACCCACACCGAAACGCTGCCCGGCGGCGGCGAGGCGGAGATCTTCTTCCTCGATACCTCGCCCTTCATCCGGAAATATGTTGGCACAGTCACCGATATTTCCGGGCAGGACCCGCACGCCCAGCGCGCCTGGCTCGATGATGCGCTCGGTCGATCGGCCGCCCGCTGGAAGATCGTGGTGGGGCATCATCCGCTCTACACCGCCCTTGGCGGACCCGGCCACGACCAGCCCGACCTGATCGCGGCACTCGAACCGGTCCTGCGCCGCCATGGCGTGAAGCTCTACATCAACGGCCATGACCACTCGATGCAATATGTCGAGATGGGCGGAGTTTCCTACGTGACCAACGGCGTCGGATCGGAAATCTACGATCCCGGCACGCCGAGCCGCGCGGGATTCTGCCTTGGCGCACATGGCTTCCTGACGACGTCAGTCACACGCGAGGCGATTGCGTTCGCCTTCATCGACATGGACGGCAAGACGCGTTTCGCGAAGTCCATCTCGGCCTGA